The segment CAGTTTTTGTTTGgtctcctgcagagcagctttgaGCTCCAAAATCTCCTCGTCACGCTCCTGAGAAAGGAAGTTTGTTCAGAAAGTCAACAAGATTTTCATAGCACAACTTGTCTGAAAGTTTCTATGTCTTTATTCCTGGAGAATTTCTCAATCCCACACTTCACACATTGAATCCACCCTTTAAGGTCCTTGTAAGTGAGCATAGCAAACACTTCTTGGGAGCTTAAACCACTTTTTTTACAGGCTCTGAAGAGGAGGGATTGTTTTGAGAGTTGGCATCTTCAGAGCACTCTACAAGTCTCCAAGGTCACTCAAATGCCATAGGCATGAAAATATGGGCAGGTCTATACCCATCATCATAACTAAGAGCAAGAAAAGAAGTTCACACAACTTGTGTGAATCTGAAGAGCCCAAATCAAGCCATTAGTAAAAAGAGTAAGGTGGGGAGATAATCATGTTGAACAAATGGATGAGTCAGGGTGGTTGCACATTAGCTTCCAGAATGAGTGTTCAAAATTAGGAAGCCTAGTGGGCTACAAAGTAGGAGACAAGAAGCAGAAATTGTGGATCAAAAGATGAAATAATATCACCAAAAATACCTCAGAAAGCAAAATCTTTCCTTTCACTTTGCATAAAGATCTTCCTGGACTCAAGTACCTAGCGTCCCCTCCCAACCCACTGCTACTTTCCTGATGTCATTGCATTGCCCTGAACAAACCTGCATCTTCTCCTGGTAGTGGTCAGTCAGTAACTCCTTCAGGATGGTCATTTTATCCTCAtacagctcctccagctgctctctctgagcATCCACGTGTTGGCTACAAAGAGAACAACTCCATATCAGGTTCTGGCAGTTCTTGGTGCTGCAGCTCAtcctgagcagagggagggagagcagcacaggctgtacCTCCACCACTGCTCCTTCTCTTGCATGCGCTCCAGCATCTCGTTGCAGATCTCCTCGCGCAGGCgcatctccagctgcagcttcttctgcctctcctgcaccagcagctcccgTGCAGCTTCGACCGCGCGCAGCAAGTCCTGCCAGAGGGACACAGCTCCACTGCCCACACTGCACAACAGAGTTGAGACCTGGACTAAACTAAGTGATCCCATGTCTGCAGGATGCAGTGATCTAGATTTAAGGGTTTAGTCACCTGAAAGACAAGTTGCACCTGGACACATGACAGCTTGAGTCTCTGTAGGGATATGACTTCATCTCAATCTTCCAGCTATCCCAGCTGCCTGCTTTGAGTATCTAGGAAGTTTGATTATTTCTCCCCCATTTAGCCTCCTGTTCTCCATGTTTTCCAGATTTCCCTTGCAGAGAAGGAATTATAGGTCTGCCCCCACACTGTTACTGCCACTATTCCACAAATGACAAAGTGCTTCCAAATTCGTGTGTGTCAGATTTAAACCAACCTGTGTAATGTTTTTGTCATGGATTCCAAACTTCCTGGGTCCTATATATTTCTGAGGTTTTGTGTCATCTCTCTTGGCATAGTGCTGAgctccaatcccagctccccaggcCAAAACCAACAGTCATGTTTTCTTGACCTTGCATGCACATAAAGGCTGTAAAACAAATCACAACCCACCTTCTTCTCATACATGGAGACATCGGCTTCATCGTTAGTGTCGTCTTCTGATTCCACATCTTCCTCTGACTCTGCCTCTGGACCCTGGCTGGTTCGCCTGTTGTGTTCTTTGATGATGGATTGTAAGGATGGAAGTCCCAGCTTTGTGGGAGGTGCCTGAACaagctgaaggagaaaagaCCACCATTATCAGTCTGCAAAGCCTGGAAATTGTGTATTCTTTAAACACAGCCCCTCCTTTCTGCAAACCGTCAGCCCTTTCAGTTTAGCAGAATCTGGAAATACTTTGGAGGTAATAACCACTGGAGAAGCACAGGGAAGATGTACAAGCATCTCTTTGTGGTGTGAAGGGGCTGAGTCCCACAGAAACAAGAGAAACCCAAACTACCCTGACCATGCCACGATCCTGGTGGGTGTTACTCACTTGGCTGGCAATGGCTGAGAACTTGGCCACGTGCAGAGTCTCATCGTAGGTGGATGCACACTGGTTGATGTTGACAATCATGCAGGAGCGCCCGCGCCCGGTGAAGAAGCCCTGGAACACACGGGTCAGTTTGCTGTCCCGGAATGGAACCACCGCCTGCTTTGTCCTGTGGGAGAGACACAGTGTGAGTgggaaagcaaaaaacccccacagcCTCCCTCTGGAGGTGTGGATGCTCACCTGGCCTGCTGGTTCTGGCGGAGGGCAGCGATGCAGCGGcccagggtgtgcagggaggTGTTGATGTTGTTGGCTTCTTTCATTCGGTCCCCGTTTTTCTGGTCCTTGCAGCGCTCAGACCCTGCCAGGTCACACAGGGATAACCTGAGGGAAACACAGTGATACTCACATCACTTACAGGGTTTGTCCTGCCATAGCAGGTTTACAGTTCAGGACACTCTGCAGTTACCTTCCCAGCTTCCCCCTAAGGGCATAGACCATTCTTTTGGGGTGTTGATAGATGGAGAGGCCTGCCCTAGTTGTAGGTGTTACACAAAGTAATAGCAAAATGAGCTTTGAAGTCTCAGCTTCAAAAATCCTTTGCCTGTCCTCAGAACAGCCACTTTCCAAGAACAGGCACCAGCTGCACTCAGACCAACCCTGCTGCATGGGTAAGGATGCTCGCATTTACCTTCACTCAAAGAGCCTGAGAACTACCTCAAGTTGTACCTTGCAGTACTTCTCAAACTCCTGTCAGTTCTAAGACTTCACACTGGGAGCATTTATTCCTTCCAAGTACTTTCAACACCACCATCAAGATATTTCCCATACCCCCAGCCTTCAACCAAAGAGACAGGAAAGTTGAGATTACACCCAAATCCAAAAAAACATGAAACTTACTCGCTGATTTTTGGAACAAATTCACTGCCACCTCTTTGCAAGCGCAGAATCCGAATGGAGAACACACTATGACTGTAAAgaaacatgcaaataaaaaaaaacattaagaagCAAACTTTAAAAGCCCCTCAGAATTGTATTTCTGCCTAAACAATCCCTCCTCCTTCAGACCTGCGACTGGAGTTCTGGTTCATCTGGGTGCTCGCAAAACTCTGGTTTTTGCGACCCAGTTTCAGGAGCTTCCAGGCCTCATCAGCATCCCGGACATTGATCCAGTTCAGATCTGGAAAGCAAGCATGCATTGGGCACAGCAGTTGGGAGATTGGCAGAAAACTTATCTCAGCCCCAACTTCACCACTGCATGTTCTTGACATCCACAAATTTGACAATCCTGTAATCCTGACATCAGAGTTCTCTGTGGGGCTCTCCAGCACATCACTGCTGAGCCACCCACCCACTTAATGCTAAAGCCTTTCTAGCAGGTCACTAAACCTCTCCTGCAGGTAAATCTACCTTTGACATAGGGGTTGCCAGTCAGGTCCTCACAGAGCCGCAGTGTTTGCCGCTTGCGGTTCTGCCCAGCTAGAACTGGTTCTAACAAGTCATAGATTAGCTCGTTGTAGATCTCAAAGAAGGAGACCCAGATGGAAAACTGCACATCTCCTGTGCTGGTGAGTGAAATGCGATCCAAGTCAGCCCAGCAAGGGCCCAATtctggggaaaaagagaaaaacaagaaggaaaacaaatcacaaCTGCAGCTTTTCATGGGTCCAACCAAAATGGTTTAGCTCTAGAGTGAGATACTTTCCTCAGCATCAAAACCACCCCAGAAGCAAATCCTTCTATTTACCTCCTCCCATTTGCATCTATTCTAATGCCCAACCCTAGTGAGGCAGCCTAGTTTCCTTTAGCAGTATCACCTGCTCTAAGGACTTCTACTTTGACTCCAGAGTCACAAGATATTTCAAACATGAACTCTTTCCAGCATAACTGAAGTTCTAGTCCTTGTTATCTCAATCACTCTATGCTTCTGGATACCTAAGTAGCTGATACTTCCTGGGTTTGATAGTCAGAACACAAGTGCTCAGTGCAACCTGTCACTTTGTTGTGAGTTGGGGATTGCTGGGAAGCAGGATCCCAATCAGCTGCTCAATCACCACATTCCTTGAATGAAGTGGGCAAATGTCAAGTAATTTTTTATCTCACAAGGCTTGGTTATTATTCTTCTGATATTGCCAAAATAGAAGCACAGAGTTCTTCTGATGTGACatctttcagaaggaaaatctgTCAGGCTATACCTTTTCTCCCTTACTCACAACACAGCATCCAAACAGCCATCACTCCTTTCTTCCCCCATCCTCCAGCAAAAAGAAGCAGGTAGTACACAAGAGGCTTCCAGAAGTACCTTCTGTCTGGCTGAGGTCTGAACGGCTGGTGAGTTGGCTGGATGAAGACAGACCAGCAACTCCACTGTCAAAACTGCCACTGGTGGTGGCCTGGAGCTGAGATTCAGCACTGCGACTCCTCTTCAGTGGCATTAGCAGCTCCTCCTTGAAGGAAACAACGAACAGGAGCATGCAGGCAGTGTGACAGCAACCCTTTTCTCTTACTACTGAACCCCAGAGGCCCTGTGCTTACCTCCCAGAGACCCCCCTGCAGCATCATCTGCTTCTTGgtctcctcctgctgcacttGCCTGCTGTCCAGCCAGGTCACCTCGTTGGAGAGGACGGGCTTCAGGTCCATGGCCTGGTACAGCCTGTCCCCCACACTGTTGAAGATGGTTGCCAAGGAGCGAGGCAGAATCCCCCCATCTTGGGTGGTGCCTGCagcaagaacagcagcaaagctgagGATTCAGAGGCAGAAGACAGAAACAACTCCTTCACCAGGTCCCACAACAGCTGGTGCTTTCCTTACCCTGAATGGTGTGAGTCTTCCCTGAATTGGTGATGCCATAGGTGTAAACCAGACAGTTCTGCCCACTCAGCACATCCTTTACCACTTGCTTCATTGTCTCATCAAAGAACAATTTCTGCCCCACCTCTGGTCCAAAAATCTGCAAACAAGACACAAGAAAAATGGCTTCATGTAGATCTTTGCTGATGATTGCTCAAGTGATATTATATAGTCCTTTATTATTCCCTGCACTAGCCATGAGCAAGAAACCCACCAGCAATTCCAACTGAGCCCCTACAAAAATAAACTGCTCAGTTGTTTAATCCAATAACACCTCATATCACTGCAGCCCCTAGTCTGTTTGGAGTCTCATGAACAGGAGTTTGCCATTTGCTGCCAAAAACGTTGTCAGAATCagcttagaaagaaaaaaactaataaaacaGCAACTAAAACCTGAAGTAGAAAGGACTATATAAGAGTGCAGAGTTCAGGCAGTGTCTTGGGGTCAGTGGATACGAATTAAAGTGCTTTTCAAGCTGCAAGGCTGCTTGGAAATCACTTCCAGATGTGTTGCTTGCCCCAGCTACCTACCCGGCTGAAGGAGAATCTGTGCACTGCGTGTCCCACTCCTCGCTCCGTGCTCCGCATGGTGAAGGAATTCTTTGGAGCTTTTAGAACAAGGGTTTCTGAGTTCTCAATGCAGACACAGCCCTAAAGAACACAAAATCCATCATTGCAGTGGCTTACAGGAGGATAGATAGCAAGGGAcaacagcatctcccagcaggCACACAGCCAGCTCAGACTCTGCTTCGTTCTGTTCAGTTTCTCACCTGGTCTTCCCCCTTTTCCACTTCTGTAGATTTCAGAGGTCGAACTCTGAGGTAGACctttaattttccattattGTCTTCAGCTACAGCCTACAAGAATCAGCACAAGTTAAATATGGCAGCCAGATTGGCAGCACACAACCCCCCAGGGGAACACTTAACAGTATGGAACACACATGTTGGCTATACTGCTAGTGCTGAGGAACTTCTCTGGCCCCAAAATCACCAGCAATGCCAGAAGCTTTCTGAGGCATTTCCAAGCAcactagcttttttttttgtttgtttgtttgatcAAATGGATCAGACCAACAAGCTGAAGGCCTGGCATCAAAACAAAGCATCACCCCAAGAGGCACTTTCTGCCCACTGCTCTCCCAGGAACTGCTCCCTCCAAGGCAGTATTTGGCTCCTGTCTCTTCTGAAGAATCTGTTGTTCCTGCACCTTTGTGCAGAGAACAGCAGCCGTGAGTGAAAACGCTGCCCTGTTTGTGACAGAAGAGCTCCAGCCTCACCTGAGAGCCCTCCAGGTCTGGGGAGATGGCAGAGAACTCCTGCAGCAGGTCCTTGCGCACgtcagccccaaaccctgctgctgtggaCTCGAGcacaggagaggctgcagcctcATCGTCGGaaaacagccctggggaggcaAGTGCTTGTGCCATGGTGCCTCACACggctcctggggaaaaagggacaaggTGATGTTACAGCAACTCACGCATGCAACCCCCAGACACATCCATCAATCCTGACAAACATGCGTGGAACCCTCCCTACACACAAGGATGCTGCTTGCCAATGTGCACACGAGGAAAATACACAGAACCCGGACACGacccatgcacacacacaaacactgccCAGGACTCCAAACCCAACCCCCGGGACATACGGACACCATACAGGACCCCTTCGTGCACACCTTTAACACACGGTACCAAACAGACCTAACGCATACACCAACCACCACACaggacacccccaaacccactcAGCTCCACGCCGCCCTCCACCCGCACACGCACCGCAGCACCACGCGGGGTCTGGCCGCACGCACAGGGAAGCACAGGCGCCACCAGCCGCCCCTCTCACCGCTGCCCCTCACTCCGCCCCTCGCCGGCGCTCGGGGTTTCAAACCTCGCCGCCCGCCGCTCCGCCAATGGGAGCACGGCACGCGCGCCCCGCGGCCAATCAGCGCCCGCCGTTGGGAAAGAGGGGACGGGGCCCGAGCAACCGGCCGGCCGCGCGCGCGCGCGCACGGAGAGGGGGGCGTGGCAGCGGCCGGCCACCTCCCGGCGGGCTTTGCGCGCGGTGCCGCCCCTACCGCCCTCAGGGCCGGGCGGGGAAGATGGCGGCGGGGCCTGGGAGTGAGTGCGAGGCTGGGCGGGAGACGCGGCGGGGAGCGAGCGGCGGcgaggctggggaggagaaggggcaGGGGAATGGCCCGAAGAGAACGGAGCGGTTGTGAAGGACCCTCCCGGAAAGAACCAGCGGtggcgcggggcggggcggggccaaTGGGCATGGGAAGGGTGGAGCCAAAAAGtccgggaggggcggggcctgcCTTGGGAGCCGCGGGTTCGAGTCCCGGTGCGCCTCGCGcactcctgccctgtcccacagaGCACAAGCTGCTGAGCGCCGGCCCCACCGAGCCCTGGTCCATCCGCGAGAAGCTCTGCCTGGCTTCCTCCGTCATGCGCAGCGGCGACCAGAACTGGTACGGGAGCGGGAAAGGCGGGCGGCGTGTGCACGGCACATGGCACGGGGCTGCCTCTGTTCACAACAGAGATGGGCTGTAGGAGGTGTTAAAGGTGCACCTGGACAGGCATTTTGTTGCCTTCATAACTACTGTGGAGAAGTAGGGGTGTGTTATTCAAAATAAAGAGTGatgagagctggagagggactttggacaagcATGTAGAGTGTCAGGCCAAGGGGGAACGGCTTCAGACTGACAGAGGGAAGGTTAAGttggaaattaggaaaaaattctttactgtggggGTGGTAAGGTACTGGAAAgggttgctcagagaagttgtggctccccatccctggaagtgcccaaggccaggttggacagggcttggagcaacctgggatagtgtccctgcctatggcagggggttggaaggtgatgacctttaaggtccttcccaactcattctataattctgtgttCATAATTAGATGAGGTGAGTTGTGGACAACAGAGATATTTGATAACAGATTCCTATACACTGAACCTATAGCTCTGTTCTACTGTATTTTTCTCCTCACTGAAGTAAGGCTTTGTGGAAATGTAATCATGTAGCCAGATGCAAGAAACttgcttttcaaagcaaagGAGGAAATTAACTGTTTAGAAGCAGGGAAATATTTTGGAGACTTGTACAAGTTCTTGGTGAGTTTATCATGTTCGGCAGGGTTATTCAATGATATCAAGAGAGGTTTTAATCTTTTCTCTGCATGTTGGTTAGGAGAGAAGGTAAGTTGATGGTGACTTGCCATTTCCCTCCACAGGGTCTCAGTCAGCAGGGCCATCAAACCTTTTGCAGAGCCAGGACGCCCACCTGATTGGTTTTCCCAAAAGGTAAGACACATTTGAATCTTGGACACCAAATCTTTGCACAATCAGAAATACAATATTGAGGATGAAATAAGGATTAATTGTTCCATGCTTTTTCCAGTACACAGTTTTTAAGTAAGACTAACTAAAGAGATTGTTCACTAGCCATGTGATTAAGCTGTGAAATTCCTTACCTCAGGACTTTGTGGATGTCCATGTATTTTGGTGTGTTCTGTTGTTTGGGCAAGTAAGTTGTCCTCTGACATCCTTTGTTTCTTCTCAGCACTGTGCATCTCAGTACTCAGAGCTCTTGGAGACCACGGAGACCCCTAAGTGAGTACAAAgtctgagcccagcacagcctgcagcagccttgGGGGGACTCTGGGTTCTTACAGCAAAGTCCTTGTTACTGTTAAATTACTTTCTCCCCAAGAAACTCCTCCcaaaaagcacatttcagaATGAGAAACTTCAGATGGAATAGCTGTTGTGGGACAGTGGGATCAGGGTTTGTCAGATGGCTGGAATAAAACACTGCATGTTAGTCTTACTGATCAGAGGTTTTACACATAAGTTTATCATTCAGAATAGGggtagaaaagaaaaggaatgagaaGGGATATATTCTATATTTGTCACTATTTCAGTGGTTTCTTAGAGTTTTCTTATAAGTGTTGTCACTACAGCTCTGTGATATCACTTATTTACTGCTCCTAATTCCAGGCATTTTGTTTGGGGACTTCACATGATATTAATTTAAAGATGGGATGTTTAAAAGTGATATTTGTGTGTGACTGATTTGTTTGTTAATGATCTTCAGCCCTAGAGTTGCAAAATCAAAGGGCTTAGTAGAgttagtgaagaaaaaaaatagatgttccttcttgggaagaaaataattttctcttgaaGTGGAATGATTATTTTCAGGTTGAGAAT is part of the Oenanthe melanoleuca isolate GR-GAL-2019-014 chromosome 13, OMel1.0, whole genome shotgun sequence genome and harbors:
- the KIF20A gene encoding kinesin-like protein KIF20A, whose protein sequence is MAQALASPGLFSDDEAAASPVLESTAAGFGADVRKDLLQEFSAISPDLEGSQAVAEDNNGKLKVYLRVRPLKSTEVEKGEDQGCVCIENSETLVLKAPKNSFTMRSTERGVGHAVHRFSFSRIFGPEVGQKLFFDETMKQVVKDVLSGQNCLVYTYGITNSGKTHTIQGTTQDGGILPRSLATIFNSVGDRLYQAMDLKPVLSNEVTWLDSRQVQQEETKKQMMLQGGLWEEELLMPLKRSRSAESQLQATTSGSFDSGVAGLSSSSQLTSRSDLSQTEELGPCWADLDRISLTSTGDVQFSIWVSFFEIYNELIYDLLEPVLAGQNRKRQTLRLCEDLTGNPYVKDLNWINVRDADEAWKLLKLGRKNQSFASTQMNQNSSRSHSVFSIRILRLQRGGSEFVPKISELSLCDLAGSERCKDQKNGDRMKEANNINTSLHTLGRCIAALRQNQQARTKQAVVPFRDSKLTRVFQGFFTGRGRSCMIVNINQCASTYDETLHVAKFSAIASQLVQAPPTKLGLPSLQSIIKEHNRRTSQGPEAESEEDVESEDDTNDEADVSMYEKKDLLRAVEAARELLVQERQKKLQLEMRLREEICNEMLERMQEKEQWWSQHVDAQREQLEELYEDKMTILKELLTDHYQEKMQERDEEILELKAALQETKQKLESLDAKQKDSEQSVRRSKRAAPLSALQQELADTKARLEQCQKELNSTSAELLRYQKLVEPPPSAKPITMDVDRKLEDGQKNVRLLRSELQKIGESLQSAERACCHSTGAGKLREALGTCDDILARQDQTLAELQNNMMLVKLDLRKKAACIAEQYHTVQKLQAPPTSALKKRFCANRENLQPNQPPGKKPFLHNILTRSATRSVATRGWQLRSVAL